TAGATCCACAAACGTCCACTGTTTCAGACCTAAACAGACTTTTTGTAGTGAACACTGCCACCTTGTGGTAAACAATATACAGTGCTCCTCCAGAGAAATAACCATtgaaaagcaaaatatgttttctgaaAGTTAAACCATCATGACAATTCACAAGTGGTCAAAGAAATATTATGACCcttaacttaaataaaagtagcaataccacagTGTACAAATACTCTGTTACTCTGTCACTATGGAAACAtggaaataatttatttaaacccTCAGCCAAAGTATTGTTGCACTTATTTGTTAACTACAGAGGAAATACAACATATTTCCTTTTTCAagaacagatttttatttcttttgttctaCAGTTGGTGGAGAACTTTGGtctacttttgtttcttcaATGTCATCTCTGGTGGTGTTAAGATTTTACTATTATTTTGTCTGATGTCTGTCCttaatgtttgcatgttgtacAACAGACACTCTGAGGATGCAGATGCTTCTCTCAGCTGGTTCCTGAGGTCAGCATCTGCTCAAAGAGCTTCTTTTTATAGCTGTCAAACTATGGGAAGAAGCCGGAGCACCCGGTGAGaacccacaaaaacaacatgcaaacttAAACGGACAGACAATTAATGGTAATAGTTTggtctactttttttttcttcaatgtCATCTCTGGTGGTGTTAAGATTTTACTCTGTCATATGAGTATGATGGATGGGTCTTCATAAATGGATTGGTATGTAAGGAGGTGGACTGAACACTGGTCGGGGATTTCCTTTAGCGTAGCTGAGCTGGAGAGCTCTGTGAGTTTTCAGCAGCTCACGATATTCTGAACTGATGTCACTGTGCCTCTTCCCCAGATCAATGTATTCTTGCTGCAGGTGGTGGAGAGCCTTTGTGGTCTCATCCAGGGCAGTGTTCGGCTGGTTGAGTCTGACATTAGTGTCACTGTTTGGTCTGAATTTGAATTTCTGGTTTTCCTCCAGAATTTCTATCTGCCTTTTCAAAGATTCTTTGAGCTCAACACGGTACTTCTCACATGTGGCCTTTTCTTTGTCAAGACTAGAAGTAATCTGGTCGACTTTCTGCTGCAACTCTGAGTTTCTAGTTTCATATTTGAGAGCAACTTCAGCCGTtgcctgtcttgtcttgtcttctgACTGTGCTTTGAGTCTATTAACCATGCACTCAAGCTCAGTGATGGCACGTTGACACTGAaagattgtttcatttttctttgctatTATCTCTTGGTGGCATTTAATGAGAGAGCTGTGTTTAGAATTTAACTCGTCATTGTCTTTTTCCAGAGCGTTGAATTTACCTCTGATGTCAGCATTGTCCATCTTTAACGTCTGCACGTCGTACATCAGATGCTCTGATTTGGCAGAAGCCTCTCTCAGTTGGTTCTTGAGGACTGTATCAGCTGACTCTTGCCTCTGTAGCATCTGCTCATAgtgcttcttttcctttttgagggatgactttaaatgtttttcagccATCAGACTCTTTTCTAATGCCAGAGTCTTCACAGAGAGCTCTTCCTTTTGCATCTGGATCTTCTCAGATGCCTCTGTGAAGCGAGCCTTCTCTTTCTGAATGGCCTCCTCAAGTCTGCGGTGAGGTTGGTCCTCGCGGTTCTCCTGAAGCTGCTTCTGATCAAGCTGTCTCTTCTTTAGAGCGGCATCAAGTTCATCTTGCAGCATTTTCTTCTCTGAAACCAGGTCTTGGTTGTCCTGAGTCAGATGGTCCAGTTTGTCTTGGTCCTTCCGCTGCTGGGAGACAGCAGCCTCATAGTCCCTCTTGAGGTCACGGTTTTTTGCTCTCTCTTCTTTGAGGTCTGAAGCCTGCTGTTTAACTCTTTCCTGCAGTGAGGAAACAATGTCCTTGCTTTCAAAGTTAGTCTGAATCTTGAAGTGCAGGATTTGCTTGTCTTTCTCCAGActttcctcctgctgcttcttcaGACGTTCCTGTAGAGCCTTGATTTCAGCACAGTTCACCGTCTCACGCTCAGCCATCTCTTTTTTGTGCTGAGCGGACACCTCCAGATCCTTCTTGAGGTCCTCAGTGAGCTTCTGGTTGGACACAAGCATGGCTGTAATTTCAGTGATTGTGCCTTCGAGCCTTTCTTTTTCCCCCTGATATGACTTTGGTGACTTCTTCAGATCAGCCACTTTTGTCTTCATGAGGTCCATTTCAACTTGCATCTTCTTCAGGGACTTTTCAAGAgcgtgtttttgttttcgcTCCTGCTCCAGAGCATCCTTCAGTTCAGCTTTGGATCTTTTCTGCTTCTCCAAGGCCTCTTTATATAAAGCATGagcttttttctccttcttcaagTCCTGTCTAAGAGAGTTGTTGGCTTTTTCCACCTTTGTCAAGGCCTCTTCAAGAGAAACTTTagcttttttctccttcttcaagTCTTCTATAAGAGATTCGTTagctttttcctccttcttcaaGTCTTCTATAAGAAGTTCGTTAGCTTTTTCCTCCTTCGTCAACTCCTCTTCAAGAAAAGCGttagcttttttctctctcttcaagGCCTCTTCAAGAGATCTTCTGCTGTGACCTCTAACAGATTTCTCAGattcctttttttgtgaaacaaaaacatcaacaattattataaaacaaacaattaattacagtttatggtacatttgcttttttttaaaacatgaacatttaaatgcCGTCAGTATCCGATCAAATGCACTAAAGCTGACTCATCAACAAGTCTAGATTGAGTAACGCTCTCTACCAGTCAGCATTTTTACAactttctttggtttctttggTTTACATTGACTTCAGCACAATATTAAAATCAACTCTTTAAACTTGAGATATGAAAACgaaacattttcacagtgaAATTTGTCATGTCAcgaaaaaccttttttttgtttgtttttttttgcccaaaTGACATGCATGAATGGCTCTGTTAATGATAAACTacactgacaaagaaaacaacttttcatttttagattgTGTAATCTCTCACCTCACTGCTACTAGTGCTGGAGTAGCTTTTTCTCCTGGACCCTCTGCTACTAGTGCTGGAGTAGCTTTTTCTCCTGGACCCTCTGCTACTAGTGCTAGAGTAGCTTCTTCTCCTGGACCCTCTGCTACTAGTGCTAGAGTAGCTTCTTCTCCTGGACCCTCTGCTACTAGTGCTGGAGCAGCTACTTCTCCTGGACTCCTCTGAAACCTCTTCTGCAACCTCTGATGCAACTTCTTCTGCAACCTCTGATGCAACCTCTTCTGCAACCTCTGATGCAACCTCTTCTGGAATTTCATCTTCAATTTCATCTGCATGGTCCCAAATGATGTTTTGGGACCAGAGAGATCCCTTAACTGGTGTGAAGAGGCTGCTCATTTTCTTAtcttaaagaaaacaacttCACCTTTCAGATATTTTGGATTCGATGTAGCTGGGATAAAACCTGGCTTTTTGTAATCCTTCTCTAAGTGTACCACCTGCTCTCTGTGTTATGCCCACAATGTGTCCAACAAGTATTCTGCAAGTGAATGATGTCACACATGATGTCACACATGATGTCACACATAGATCCTTTGATCAAGGAATTGTTGATATTTAAATTCTAGAACTGGCCCTGTTGCCATGCCGATAGTTGTGCTGTGATTTGGCCAGTCACATGACTGTCTGCATGACTTGATACCAAATGAGAAATGTGAGAGGTTTTTGGGTGATCTGACACTTTAACTCACCTGCTTTGTCTTGAGTCCTCAAAGGCGTCCCCCACACCATACAATACAATAACTTTACCTTCATAACTACCTGTGTCACGAGTAATAACCTCATGTGCAATAATTGtgtaataatgtgcaacaacccCTGTCATGTAACTCCTGCTTTTACCATTTGCTACAAGCAgcattcactttttatgaataccccttgtatttgtgtatagcatctatatttttaacattgcatttgtatttatattgtgttttttatgttgtctATATCGATGCTACACTATGCTATTACTTATATTAGGACCAGCACCTCGttgaagccccctgtaatttcgttgtgcttacagtatgtctgttgtacaatgacaataaaagctttctattctattctatacaCTCCTGCATGGGTGTTTGTATGATCTTGgacagtaaaatattaataatagaagattgttacaaataaataataacagggCTGGAGACTAAAAGTGcctataaacataaaataatgaccaataataataaaattagaGATATCTGAgatgggaaaatatattttccttaaAGTTAAATATGTCCTTAATGCTGTGGGGTGTTCAGAAAGTCGTTTTGATAAAAATGTCTCAACTTTTGATGAATCTTAAGTCTATaagtctttgtgctattttcaattaaatgtttttgtattttatttatattttgttaaacAACAGCTCGCAGTGAACAATAAGGAACTTTTTTCTGTCTCGTTTTCatacactgtaaatatgaaatctGGCATTTGACTTCGAAGTTCGTGTACATAACATTTGATCCACACGTAGCTCGACAAAAAGACCGAAATAAAACCCATTTATTATGTAAGTATGATGCTAACCAACACAGTCTGATTATTCAAGATGTATGTGTTCAGCCTGTGTAGTTGAAGCTTTAGTTtcagctgaatattttaaataaaaacaagttggCTAAAGACGGTTATCACTTTGCTAGCTTAGCTTGCTAACGCTGCTGTAAAAAGCCAcatgagatttattttatttgttttgttacagaCGACAAGTAACAACGTGTATTTACTCACGGAtggtttattaattaaatgaggtactttacttgagtgTTTAAAATAGTACTAATACCGTAATAATCTAACTAAGTTAATATTTAGATTAATATTACAACACACATTATTATGTCAGTTAAAATAAGATTCACTGGGGGCGCTACTGAGCCTTAAAGGAGTAGGACGTGAGTTTGGAAGCTCCTGTCGATTTCGATTAAAATTGCTTTTCTTCTGCgcttttaggtttttttttcattcctatCGTATTTTGTGTTGGAAAGTTTTACTTTGGACTGCGCGAAATGTCTCGCAATACCCGCAATACCATCCAGACACAGCTGAGGCCTGGTTCGCAAACCGCGACCTCACCTTCAAATAGGCCGCCGACTCCCACAGGTATCGCCGTGGGTGatgcatagacatatatacatacatagacatatatacatagacgccgcattgagcgtgTTGGTCGTTGGTCGTGATACGtcaacgtgtccgccatattggataaggcagatctgcccgtaaactaatacaaggaaatggactgaacttcataaagcgcctttctacaaagttctttaagttaatgtcccttatacacccattcacacacacactaatatatctgggaaacaaacaggcaccgaaaacaacgtatgtaacttttaaagtgatgattataaatgtttactccttatgtaagcaccaaaccaacgtatgtatttttctaatgctgagtgtttacagctactaatgtgtgtaacactgttactttGGTGATAAAGAGGGAAAATGGAGACTTAACATTTTGAATCGGGCTCGGAGTAAGAACTAGAGCGGAAGGGCAGATGGGACAGTGAGGGTGGTTCGATATAAAGAGCCGCTAACTTGATACATTCCACCGGGTGCACCtagatgacagacagagagggcaCACACCGAGCGGCTCGGTGGGcgctcgctctctcgctctctcttctctcacacccccccacacacacacatcacaaacacaatagaatatatataatgttgtgtgtgtgtgaccgattcatcaaagtgaaataatatatagataatatctaaaacattaaaacataatagGTTAAATGTCAAACTTGCTAGTGCGTTTATTCAGAAAACCTCATGGTCACGTCTGACATTCTCAGGATCTGGttttatagacacagattaaagttaaaaaaaatatttcaatatttatcaccagtaacagtgttacacacattaggCTGATacaacactcagcattagaaaaataaatacgttGGTTTGTGCtttacataaggagtaaacatttataatcatcactttaaaagttacatacgttgtttttggtgcctgtttgtttcccagatatattagtgtgtgtgtgaatgggtgtataagagacattaacttaaagatctttgtagaaaggcgctttatgaagttcagtccatttccttgtatcAGTGCTCTGATGAAATCGCCGAGATGAAAATTACTATCAAGTCCCTCACAGCCAACGTTGCCAATGTAACCAGGTTGAAATTATaactttacttttacatttgaaaaagtcACCAAATCCTGATGAACGTTGTTTTCTATATGTTTTagatgtgttttattgcctATTTCTATGCCTAAATGTTGTATTCAGACCAGGGCGTTAAGGCCTGTACTGCCACTTTAAGAGGTCGCAGGCCTCTTGTCGTCATCCGGGTGCTTTTCTCAGTTCGCGCCACTTTAGCTGAGAGGAGGTAATGTTACTATTTTGCTCgtcacttttaaacatttatttctgttttggacAATGTAAGCcatgttttatgtatgtataaatgttAGTTTTTAGGTTGTAAACATGCAGTTAATGTGCCAATTGAAGATAAAGCTTGTAAACGGACTTTTTGCAAGTTAAAGTAGACGTGTTTCCACATGCTAGTCTACAGGGTTTTCTGTATGCTTATTTGCTAACAGGAGCTTGAgacctgtgtgctgtgtggaggagaCTGCATGTTACAGAGCCTCTCAGTCTTCCCCGACCACACCGCCAGGGTAGCCCGGGCGCGGGCTGCATTCAACGAGGTCAGGCACCAACTTCGGGGCATCAAGGGcgttaatctaatctaaattgtgtttttgaccCATTATTGGATCGGTCTAATCCTTGTAATTTGACTCAATCTGCTATGTCTGAAACATTCTCAGATTTCATGAAACAAAATGGTCTCATTGATCCGTGGAGATCTCGTAACCCTtctgttaaaaacatttctttcttctcttaGGTACACCTTTCATACTCTagaattgattatttttttattgatagtacTCTTGTACTCTGTAAATTCTTCTGACTATTTAGGTATCGTAATATCTGACCATTCACCTTTGCTATTAGGTATTCAACTTTCTACTTACAAACATAGCCCACCAATTTGGAGATTCAATTCTCTTCTTTTGGCAGATAAAAAATTTTGCGAATTCATTTCAAATTCTATTGACGAAttcttgtcttcttgtctttcttcaaTCAAAACAACTCCTCTTCATATTCATTAATATGGGGGACACTTAAATGTTACCTTCGGGGTCaaattatttcttattttgccCTATCTAATAAGAAGATAAATGCTAGGCTTAATGAGCTTACAGCTGCGATTAGTAACCTTGATCAAAGTTATCTTCTGAACCCTTCTCCTGAACTACTCAAGCAGCGTCTTGATTTGCAAGCTGAATTTGACCTCATTTCAACTAAAGAGGCAGAGTGCTTGTTACTACGCACCCGTGGCTCATATTACGAATATGGCGACAAGGCAAGTCATTTACTGGCACATCAGTTAAGACGTCAAGCCACCTCCCATTTGATACCCAGTATTAAAAACACTCATGGCGCTATTATTACAGATCCATTGGAAATTAATGCtacttttaaatcattttactcTTCATTGTATAAATCTGAATTTCTTACAGACAATAttagaatgaatgaatttcttCAGAACCTTTCGAACCCTGTTCAGGGTTCGTACGGTCATGAAAAACCTGGAAAAGTTTTGgaattttaaaattaaatttccaGGCCCTGGAAAAGTTatggaaaaaagtattttgcCCGAAAGTTTTGGAAAAGTCatggaaattaatttaatgtttcgCCGATTATCTGATTTAATGTGCCCGGTAACGAAATGTTAACTAAATTGCCACGAGTTGACTTTTAAATGTCTCAAATGCAGTCCGCATATGCCCGTTGACTGCCAAACCCTGTGTTGCCAGATTGGGTAGTTTCCCTAGTTTCCGCCAGGCGGATCTTGAACATTTTGAGGGCTGGAAATCTTCAGTAATATCTGGCAACCCTGCTCGGCGCGCTAGTGCTGCAACGGCTGGATGATGGCGTGACATGATTTAGTATGCCGGGAAAGTGTAGCTTTAATAGTGCGTGGCTTTCAAAAGAAAGCTACCAACAGTGGCTGGCAAGGGATGGCGACCAAGGACGTGCCCGGTGCAAGTTTTGCATGAAAAGTTTTGATGTGTCTAATATGGGCGAGGCAGCACTTGTTAGCCACCTAAAAGGCAAGAAACACCAGGTGCTAGCCTCAGCTACGAACAGATTAGCAATAACTGACTTCATGACCACGGTCACAACAGAGAGGCCATCTACCAGTAGCGTCGTCTTGTCAGCAGCAACAAAGCAATCGACAATCAGTTCTGATTCAAAAAACGAAGTCCTGAAAGCTGAAATATTGTGGGCGCTGAAAGTAATGAATTCACACTACTCGTTTAAATCGTCCGAAGACACAAGCAAGCTTTTCGGCGCAATGTTCCCAGATAGCGAGATTGCGAAGAGATTCgcctgtggagagagaaagtgtgcgTACATGTGTACATTTGGGATTGCTCCTCATTTCAAAAAGCTGCTACTGTCAGAGGTGTCGAGCCAAACGACGTATGTCATGTTGTTCGACGAGAGCTTAAACCACCATTTGCAGTCTAAACAAATGGATTTGCACGTAAGGTTATGGGACGGAGCAGAGGTGAAGACAAAATACATCGGCTCGGAATTCCTGGGGCATTCCACTGCAATCGATCTTGTTGAGAAAATTAGCAACGCGCTGGCCGAGACAGGTGTGAAGAACCTCATCCAGCTGTCCATGGACGGCCCTAATGTTAATTGGAAAGCGTTTTCCCTGCTTCAAAAAGAGATGCAGAAGCAAGTGGACAGATCGCTGCTGAACATTGGCTCCTGCGGTTTGCACATACTTCACAACTCATTCAGAGAGGGATGCAAGACTACTGGCTGGGACATCGAGCACACCCTGTCATCCCTTTACTGGTTATTCCACGATTGTCCGGCCCGCCACGAAGATTTTGTCACAGCCACTGGATGCAGCACTGTGATGCTGAAATTCTGTAAGCATCGCTGGCTTGAAAACGTGACCGTGACTGACCGAGCTCTGAAGCTTTGGCCTTACGTCCAGATCTACGTAGAGAGGGTACTTCGAGGCGAACTTCCGAATCCAAAGACCAAATCTTTTGAGACAGTGAAGAACAGTACCAAGGATTGTCTGTTCATCCCAAAAGTGATGATCTTCAACAGCATCGCGAGAGAGATCACCCCTTTCCTTACACTTTACCAGACGGATAAGCCGATGCTCCCCTTCCCTGAGCGAGGATATGCTTCAGCTGATGAAAGGTAGGAAtcttcatttttgttgtaatcagggccggtcctagctatgggcaatgtgggcggccgcccagggcgcattctccgtggggggcgcacgaacgcccgaaaaagcaaaaaacctcggtaattttcgataccgctcattaagttagcgtagcgggcgccccgggagcggggtgttgacaaggcagaggggggcgtcggacatcccggggcgcacggcgcatccaggggcgcacgggcggccgttagggcgcacgagaaaatattcgcctcggggggggggggcaaatgtggccaggaccggcgctggttgtaatgcatgcgtgcgtgtgtggaTAATTCCTGATTTAGCgatctatctgtgtgtgtgtggataattCCTGATTTAGCgatctatctgtgtgtgtgtggataattCCTGATTTAGCGAtctatctttgtgtgtgtggataattCCTGATTTAGCGAtctatctttgtgtgtgtgtgtagtttttatAATGTCTCAAAGTAAATCAGATGGACCAATGGGTTTACTCCTTAACACTAAATTTAATCTAGGCCTTGTTCATTGCTATGTTTTAATGTGGCTCTAAGACTAAAGTTTGTATGAATAATGTTGCTGCATAGTGTCATGCAAACTTGTTGATGGCAATGACACTTGATAAAGTCTATAGGGAGAAAAGTCTGCCTCCTAATGGACAGTAAATGTAACTGAATTGTTTTGATTTGTACTGTTTTGACTTACGTTTTAAATACTGTTATAAATGATCAGTAATTGTATTTAGCAAGGCaatgggttgttgttgttgttatcattccagtttgtgtgttttaactttTATTGATGCCAGATGTAATTTGATTTAGCGCCatcatttttctctgtctttgtagtAGTCGGTATATTTACTTATgtctattcatttattatttacaggaCTAATTGGGCGATTCTGCAATGACAAATCTCTGAAGGATGTTACATCAGTCATGAAGCTTCTGCATATCCCTTTCGAGGACAAAAGCCTGCATAAGGATACCAATAAAACCAACCTGGGTTTCTCAGCGGAAGCCTGTCTTAACCAGCTGAGATCAGACAAAAAGGTGTCGGAGAGGGAAGCACTGGAGCTGAAGAAAGAATGTAAAACATTCTTGATTACCACACTCTCAAAGCTCCAGAGCAAGGCTCCTGTGAATCATCAGTTGGTGAGGAGCATGCAGTGCCTTGACCCCAGGCGCATGGCGTCATCAAAAGAGGCGTGTCTGGTGCAAATGAAAAGAATGCTCCACCACCTTGTGGAGGCCAACCACATTGAGGAGTCAATATGTGATGATGTTCTCCGTGATTTCGCAAACTTCTGTGACTTCGCGGCCCTTCAAGCAACTTTCAGAGAATTTGACcccaagacagacagagtggacACTCTGCTGTATGAGACGATGGGAACCAGCAAATCCTTTGCCAATGTGTGGCATGTCGTCAAGATGCTGCTTGTCCTATCTCACGGGCAGGCCAGTGTTGAGAGAGGCTTCTCAATTAACAAAGAGTTGGTGGTTGAAAACCAGAAGGAGGCCTCTTTGATTGCTCAGAGACTGATCGTTGGCCACGTCCGATCTGTTGGTGGGGTTACAAATGTGGCCATCACTAAAGAGCTTTTGCTTTCTGTTGCTGGAGCCAGACAGCGATACCACAGTTTCCTTGATGACCAAAAGAGAGCCAGTGTGAAGGAAATGGGTGcgcaaaaaagaaaagctcttGGAGATGAGCTGGAtgaactgaaaaagaaaaggaacagagtAAAGGAGGACATTGGCGCGTTGGAAAAGTCAGCCAAAAATTTCGCTGACAAAGCTGAATCCACAGGCAATCTGACATTTATTGCCAAATCGAACAGTTTGCGTCGCACTGCGAAGGACAAGAGGGCTTCCCTTGAAGAAATTGAAAAGCAAATCGACCAAAAGGTTGCTGAGATGAAGGACAAATAGTTCTGTTCAATGCATACAAGTGTGCAAGT
This genomic stretch from Larimichthys crocea isolate SSNF chromosome III, L_crocea_2.0, whole genome shotgun sequence harbors:
- the LOC104923690 gene encoding calponin homology domain-containing protein DDB_G0272472-like, translated to MSSLFTPVKGSLWSQNIIWDHADEIEDEIPEEVASEVAEEVASEVAEEVASEVAEEVSEESRRSSCSSTSSRGSRRRSYSSTSSRGSRRRSYSSTSSRGSRRKSYSSTSSRGSRRKSYSSTSSSEESEKSVRGHSRRSLEEALKREKKANAFLEEELTKEEKANELLIEDLKKEEKANESLIEDLKKEKKAKVSLEEALTKVEKANNSLRQDLKKEKKAHALYKEALEKQKRSKAELKDALEQERKQKHALEKSLKKMQVEMDLMKTKVADLKKSPKSYQGEKERLEGTITEITAMLVSNQKLTEDLKKDLEVSAQHKKEMAERETVNCAEIKALQERLKKQQEESLEKDKQILHFKIQTNFESKDIVSSLQERVKQQASDLKEERAKNRDLKRDYEAAVSQQRKDQDKLDHLTQDNQDLVSEKKMLQDELDAALKKRQLDQKQLQENREDQPHRRLEEAIQKEKARFTEASEKIQMQKEELSVKTLALEKSLMAEKHLKSSLKKEKKHYEQMLQRQESADTVLKNQLREASAKSEHLMYDVQTLKMDNADIRGKFNALEKDNDELNSKHSSLIKCHQEIIAKKNETIFQCQRAITELECMVNRLKAQSEDKTRQATAEVALKYETRNSELQQKVDQITSSLDKEKATCEKYRVELKESLKRQIEILEENQKFKFRPNSDTNVRLNQPNTALDETTKALHHLQQEYIDLGKRHSDISSEYRELLKTHRALQLSYAKGNPRPVFSPPPYIPIHL
- the LOC109141461 gene encoding uncharacterized protein LOC109141461, whose protein sequence is MPGKCSFNSAWLSKESYQQWLARDGDQGRARCKFCMKSFDVSNMGEAALVSHLKGKKHQVLASATNRLAITDFMTTVTTERPSTSSVVLSAATKQSTISSDSKNEVLKAEILWALKVMNSHYSFKSSEDTSKLFGAMFPDSEIAKRFACGERKCAYMCTFGIAPHFKKLLLSEVSSQTTYVMLFDESLNHHLQSKQMDLHVRLWDGAEVKTKYIGSEFLGHSTAIDLVEKISNALAETGVKNLIQLSMDGHDCPARHEDFVTATGCSTVMLKFCKHRWLENVTVTDRALKLWPYVQIYVERVLRGELPNPKTKSFETVKNSTKDCLFIPKVMIFNSIAREITPFLTLYQTDKPMLPFPERGYASADER